GCTCTTCAAGATCCTCTTTGACTCTGATTAACAGCATGAAGGCTCCTCTCGTGCATCTACCACTGCTAACTGCAAACTGAACCCCAAACATTGTGTTGAGGAGGGTAGACTTCCCAGTGCACTGGACTCCCAACACTGTTACAACCAGCACCCTGCTCTTATGTTGGACTTTCTCATGGAGCTTTGTTAGAACATTGGTCACCCACCTTACAGGGATATTTGATGCATCTCCATCCACCAGCTCAAGGGGGTAGCCATCCAACAACAGATCTGCCCCCAAACTGGGAAGATGTTCAAACTGCTTACAATATTTCTTATAGTCAGTATGGTAGCATGCAGCTTCATAAAGCTGCCCCATTTCACGCATGAAATGCTCAATTCCTAAAGAGCTGTTAGATATTTGTCGATCCAGGAATGCAATTATGTCTTTGTTCTCTGACAACTTGCAACTCTTTTCTTTGTATTCTTCACGAAGACCAGAAAGCTTTTTTCATGCCTTAACATCCAAGTTCATTCTCATCCACTTTAGAAAATAGGATCGTTCTTGTTTGCTTTCAGTGGATATGGCAGAGATGAAACACTGCATTGCTTCAGACAAATCATAACTCATTTGTTGTTATCTcagtttctgtatttctttttggaGTTTATTCTTATACTTTTCAATAGGCTGGTCTCCTGCCTTCCGTAGTCTGCACTCCTCCTTTTCTATTTTAGCCAGCTCCTTCCAAAGCTTCCCTTGCAATGGCAACTGATCCTCTTTATATCGCACCACATCGATGCTAGATGTGATTTCTGCAGCACTTCTCTTAGCATTCTGACATTCAGTGCAGTCTTCATCTACAGAGATCCCCAATTCATGTGCTACAGTAGACATGTCTTCAATAGTCATTTTTTGTTGACAGTTTTCCATGATTTTATTCATAGTTAAGCGCAGTTTTGACACGAAGTCTGCATCATTGATCTGCTGTTTCTTCAATAGGATCTGATTTCTGCTTAATTTTAAATTGGATGCTAAGTCTTTCAGAGAGTTTATGTGTTTCTCTGTATTCTTTGGAAAATGTGCAACCAAAAACAGTTGGGCTTTAATATTTCCTGCAGAGGACAAGAGATCACACTCGCTCTCTGCAATACTGTCTAAAA
The sequence above is drawn from the Polyodon spathula isolate WHYD16114869_AA unplaced genomic scaffold, ASM1765450v1 scaffolds_3948, whole genome shotgun sequence genome and encodes:
- the LOC121312465 gene encoding LOW QUALITY PROTEIN: up-regulator of cell proliferation-like (The sequence of the model RefSeq protein was modified relative to this genomic sequence to represent the inferred CDS: deleted 2 bases in 1 codon; substituted 1 base at 1 genomic stop codon) → MSTVAHELGISVDEDCTECQNAKRSAAEITSSIDVVRYKEDQLPLQGKLWKELAKIEKEECRLRKAGDQPIEKYKNKLQKEIQKLRXQQMSYDLSEAMQCFISAISTESKQERSYFLKWMRMNLDSCKLSENKDIIAFLDRQISNSSLGIEHFMREMGQLYEAACYHTDYKKYCKQFEHLPSLGADLLLDGYPLELVDGDASNIPVRWVTNVLTKLHEKVQHKSRVLVVTVLGVQCTGKSTLLNTMFGVQFAVSSGRCTRGAFMLLIRVKEDLEELKCDFILVIDTEGLKSPELAQLEDSYEHDNELATLVVGLSDVTIINIAMENSTEMKDILQIVVHAFLRMKEVGKKPNCHFVHQNVGDVSAHDKNMWDRKMLLEQLNEMTQAASNGEEGPNRKFTDIMEYDAENNNWYIPDLWHGNPPMAPVNTGYSETVYEFKKSLIEVLKNCNNQKPPAPVTEFLEW